The following proteins are encoded in a genomic region of Amphiura filiformis chromosome 18, Afil_fr2py, whole genome shotgun sequence:
- the LOC140139118 gene encoding uncharacterized protein, with protein sequence MSSAEKKPSKVILWSTPRSLSSALTKCLSFVPKSVIWFEPYVSAMFYGSDAHVELPGSQTKDGRDIHTQTKQIIIPDGVGFDSDKCSYKWCQEQLEIDYPGKNVVFVQAKARAISTRFDAIPRGYKHSFLIRNPLKVFLSWKKAIHKVMKPGTALETFKLSTESKLPSGYFFKEMYDLYQHIIENYESNPIILDADDLLMNPGGVLKAYCNAMDIPYTDDLLHWDPSDDVIMTWNVSRSLLKLQQLDAFTFQDKAFTSSEFLKPSKGPSREDLNEDDLQCVDFCMPYYEKMYEKRLVC encoded by the coding sequence ATGTCGAGTGCCGAAAAGAAACCATCCAAAGTCATTCTCTGGTCAACACCTAGATCTTTATCATCTGCTCTGACAAAATGTCTTAGCTTTGTTCCCAAATCTGTCATATGGTTTGAACCATACGTATCTGCGATGTTTTATGGTTCTGACGCGCATGTTGAACTTCCAGGTTCACAAACTAAAGATGGTCGGGATATTCATACACAAACAAAGCAAATCATCATACCAGACGGGGTCGGGTTTGACTCTGATAAGTGCAGCTATAAGTGGTGCCAAGAACAACTGGAAATCGATTATCCCGGTAAAAATGTTGTATTCGTTCAAGCGAAAGCTCGCGCTATATCGACGAGGTTCGATGCTATACCACGCGGATACAAGCACTCATTTTTGATTCGAAATCCGTTGAAAGTTTTCCTATCTTGGAAAAAGGCAATTCATAAAGTAATGAAACCCGGCACAGCATTGGAGACATTCAAGTTGAGTACAGAGTCAAAACTACCATCAgggtatttttttaaagaaatgtatgatCTCTATCAGCACATCATAGAAAACTATGAGTCCAACCCAATCATCTTGGATGCAGATGATTTACTGATGAATCCTGGCGGAGTCTTGAAAGCGTATTGTAATGCAATGGATATACCATATACAGATGACTTGTTACATTGGGATCCGAGTGACGACGTCATCATGACGTGGAATGTATCACGTAGTCTGTTAAAACTTCAGCAGCTAGACGCCTTCACTTTTCAAGACAAAGCCTTTACTAGTTCAGAATTCTTGAAACCTTCTAAAGGACCATCACGAGAAGATCTAAATGAAGATGACCTACAATGTGTTGATTTTTGTATGCCTTACTATGAAAAGATGTATGAAAAGCGTCTAGTATGTTAA
- the LOC140140169 gene encoding uncharacterized protein — translation MSSAEKKPSKVILWSTPRSLSSALTKCLSFVPDSVIWFEPYVSAMFYGSDAHVEVPGSQTEDGRDILTQAKQIIIPDGVGFDADKCSYKWCQEQLETEYPDASVVFVQAKCPAIVTKFDAIPRGYKHSFLIRNPLKVLPSWKKAIYKVVKPDTALKTFMLSQQSQLSPGYFFKETYDLYQHIKENYESNPIILDADDLLMNPGGVLKAYCNAMDIPYTDDLLHWDPSDDVIMTWKISRSLLKLQKVDAFTFQDKAFTSSEFLKPSSGPSREDLTEDDLQCVDFCMPYYEKMYEKRLVC, via the coding sequence ATGTCGAGTGCTGAAAAGAAACCATCAAAAGTCATTCTCTGGTCAACACCAAGATCTTTATCATCTGCTCTGACAAAATGTCTTAGCTTTGTTCCCGATTCTGTGATATGGTTTGAACCATACGTAAGTGCAATGTTTTATGGCTCTGACGCGCATGTGGAGGTTCCGGGTTCGCAAACAGAAGATGGTCGGGATATTCTTACACAAGCAAAGCAAATCATTATACCAGACGGGGTCGGGTTTGACGCTGACAAGTGCAGCTATAAGTGGTGCCAGGAACAACTGGAAACCGAATATCCCGATGCAAGCGTTGTATTCGTTCAAGCAAAATGTCCAGCTATAGTAACAAAGTTCGATGCTATACCACGTGGATACAAGCACTCATTTTTGATTCGAAATCCTTTGAAAGTTCTCCCATCTTGGAAAAAGGCAATTTATAAAGTAGTGAAACCAGACACAGCACTTAAGACATTCATGTTGAGCCAACAATCGCAACTGTCACCAGGATATTTCTTTAAAGAAACATATGACCTCTATCAGCATATCAAAGAAAACTATGAGTCCAACCCAATCATCTTGGATGCAGATGATTTACTGATGAATCCTGGTGGAGTCTTGAAAGCTTATTGTAATGCAATGGATATACCATACACAGATGACCTCTTACATTGGGATCCGAGTGATGACGTCATAATGACGTGGAAAATATCACGTAGTCTGTTGAAACTTCAAAAAGTAGACGCCTTTACTTTTCAAGACAAAGCCTTTACTAGTTCTGAATTCCTGAAACCTTCCTCAGGACCATCGCGAGAAGATCTAACTGAAGATGACCTACAATGTGTTGATTTTTGTATGCCGTACTATGAAAAGATGTATGAAAAGCGTCTAGTATGTTAA
- the LOC140139119 gene encoding uncharacterized protein, whose amino-acid sequence MSSAEKKPSKVILWSTPRSLSSALTKCLSFVPDSVIWFEPYMGAMYYGTDSRYSSMVWKDKPKSQDSKTKQPKSIHLPEDKGYDVTKSSYKWCQSQLEAEYLGKRVVFVKEISCAITTRFDAIPSGYKHSFIIRNPLKVLPSWKRAQHNTGLNGPYEEYTLKDSNIPASGYFFKESYDLYQHIKENYESNPIILDADDLLMNPGGILKAYCNAMDIPYTDDLLHWDSSGDVIRTWNIRRNFLDVDQSEALSFMGTAVSSSEFLEPTKGPSRDNLAEEELKCVDFCMPYYEKLYEKRLIC is encoded by the coding sequence ATGTCGAGTGCCGAAAAGAAGCCATCCAAAGTCATTCTCTGGTCAACACCTAGATCTTTATCATCTGCTCTGACGAAATGTCTTAGCTTTGTTCCCGATTCTGTGATATGGTTTGAGCCCTATATGGGCGCTATGTATTACGGTACTGACTCGAGGTATTCATCGATGGTATGGAAAGACAAACCAAAAAGCCAGGATTCGAAGACGAAGCAACCAAAAAGCATCCACCTACCAGAAGATAAAGGGTACGACGTCACAAAATCCAGCTATAAATGGTGTCAAAGCCAACTTGAAGCTGAATACCTTGGGAAAAGAGTTGTTTTTGTGAAGGAGATCAGTTGTGCGATTACTACCAGATTTGACGCCATTCCAAGCGGTTACAAGCATTCATTTATAATTCGGAATCCGTTGAAGGTGCTGCCATCTTGGAAGAGGGCGCAGCACAATACAGGGCTTAATGGGCCATACGAGGAATATACACTGAAGGACTCTAATATCCCTGCATCCGGATATTTCTTCAAAGAATCGTATGATCTCTACCAACACATCAAAGAAAACTATGAGTCCAACCCAATCATCTTGGATGCAGATGATTTACTGATGAATCCTGGCGGAATCTTGAAAGCTTATTGTAATGCAATGGATATACCATACACTGATGACCTGTTGCATTGGGATTCGAGTGGTGACGTCATCAGGACGTGGAACATCCGCAGAAATTTTTTGGACGTTGATCAGTCAGAGGCTTTGTCGTTTATGGGCACCGCAGTAAGCAGTTCCGAATTCCTGGAACCCACCAAAGGACCATCTCGAGACAACCTTGCTGAAGAAGAGCTCAAATGTGTTGATTTTTGTATGCCGTACTATGAAAAGCTGTATGAAAAACGACTGATATGTtga